A DNA window from Mucilaginibacter xinganensis contains the following coding sequences:
- the pfkA gene encoding 6-phosphofructokinase → MHKISKLAVLTSGGDAPGMNPCIRSVVRTAIYNKLQVVGIRRGYQGLIEDDMYDMEARSVSNILNLGGTILKTARCLPFRSDEGMEIAYQNLKKHGIDALVVIGGDGTFTGALRFSKKFPDIAVMGVPGTIDNDLYGSTYTLGFDTATNTVIEAIDKIRDTADAHDRLFFVEVMGRDSGAIALRAGISCGAEAILLPEKATAIEDLIKNLKTGSSNKKSSSIVIVAEGDKNGGAYDIAKKVQKEVKSYDVKVTILGHLQRGGSPSAFDRILGSRLGFAAVNALLSGKSQMMVGLEANHIKITGLEEALNQHEFKLEEDLMQMAEILSI, encoded by the coding sequence ATGCATAAAATATCGAAACTTGCAGTTTTAACATCGGGTGGTGATGCTCCGGGTATGAACCCCTGTATCAGATCGGTAGTTAGAACAGCTATCTACAATAAATTACAGGTTGTTGGCATACGCCGTGGCTACCAGGGGCTTATTGAAGATGATATGTATGACATGGAAGCACGTTCGGTTAGTAATATACTTAACCTTGGCGGCACCATTCTAAAAACTGCACGTTGTTTGCCATTCCGCTCTGACGAAGGAATGGAAATAGCCTACCAGAACCTTAAAAAGCATGGTATTGATGCATTGGTAGTGATTGGCGGCGACGGAACTTTCACCGGCGCTTTGCGGTTTTCGAAAAAGTTTCCCGATATCGCCGTTATGGGCGTACCCGGAACTATAGATAATGACCTTTACGGCTCAACTTACACCCTGGGTTTTGATACCGCCACCAATACAGTAATTGAAGCGATAGATAAGATCCGCGATACTGCCGATGCACATGACCGGTTATTCTTTGTTGAAGTTATGGGCCGCGATTCGGGTGCTATTGCTTTAAGGGCCGGTATATCCTGCGGCGCTGAGGCCATCTTACTGCCTGAAAAAGCGACGGCTATTGAAGACCTGATAAAAAATCTTAAAACAGGATCGTCAAATAAAAAATCGTCCAGCATTGTTATTGTTGCCGAAGGCGATAAAAATGGCGGCGCTTATGATATTGCCAAAAAAGTACAAAAAGAAGTAAAATCGTACGACGTTAAAGTTACCATATTAGGTCACCTGCAACGCGGCGGCAGCCCCTCGGCATTTGACAGGATATTGGGCAGCCGTTTGGGTTTTGCCGCTGTAAATGCGTTACTTAGCGGAAAATCGCAAATGATGGTGGGACTTGAAGCTAACCACATTAAAATTACAGGACTTGAAGAAGCCCTTAACCAACATGAATTTAAACTCGAGGAAGATTTGATGCAGATGGCTGAAATACTTTCGATATAA
- a CDS encoding AI-2E family transporter: protein MPEKKPIPPETTKELTYTEKVWYTVGIVAIVAVLILIARVAFGVLLMALAGCLISIYFHGLGDVIERKTKWKRLPCMIISIAGSFIILGFLLWFMGSKIQIQISQLSDTLPLSIGKLKLSLDETPLGRKVLEATSGGSSEKLFATASQFFSTSFGVLGNMYIILFLGIFFTASPSLYKDGLVLLVPPDHKELARRIINRTSLTIKGWLKGTMFSMILLIVLMPIGLSIMGVPLALVLGLLAGILVIVPNFGSLIAMIPGVLLAFTISTNTAIIVALIYIGVQTLVQNIIAPIIQKKMINMPPALTIVGQLIMGVLGGAMGIIMAVPALAIMMILVDEIYVKKINPK from the coding sequence ATGCCCGAAAAGAAACCAATACCTCCTGAAACCACTAAAGAATTAACTTATACCGAAAAGGTTTGGTACACCGTAGGCATAGTTGCCATAGTTGCTGTGCTTATATTAATAGCTCGTGTGGCTTTTGGCGTATTGCTGATGGCACTTGCAGGTTGCCTGATCTCAATTTACTTTCATGGGCTGGGCGATGTTATTGAGCGAAAAACAAAATGGAAGCGGCTTCCCTGCATGATTATCTCAATTGCCGGGTCGTTTATTATTTTGGGGTTTTTGCTTTGGTTTATGGGTAGCAAAATTCAAATTCAAATTTCACAGTTGAGTGATACCCTGCCGCTCTCGATTGGAAAATTAAAACTCAGTCTTGACGAAACGCCTTTAGGCCGCAAAGTACTTGAGGCAACATCCGGCGGTAGCTCCGAAAAGCTTTTTGCAACAGCCAGCCAGTTTTTTAGCACCAGTTTTGGCGTTTTAGGCAATATGTACATCATTTTGTTTTTGGGGATATTTTTCACGGCCAGTCCATCCCTTTATAAAGACGGGCTGGTACTGCTGGTCCCTCCTGACCATAAAGAATTAGCCAGACGCATTATTAACCGCACCAGCCTTACAATTAAAGGATGGTTAAAAGGAACGATGTTCTCTATGATATTGTTGATTGTTTTGATGCCCATCGGCTTAAGCATAATGGGCGTTCCGCTTGCACTTGTGTTAGGACTGTTGGCTGGTATTCTTGTTATTGTGCCCAATTTTGGCTCGCTTATAGCTATGATCCCCGGGGTATTGCTGGCCTTTACTATCAGTACCAATACTGCAATTATAGTAGCGCTGATTTACATCGGCGTCCAAACATTGGTGCAAAATATTATAGCACCAATAATTCAGAAAAAAATGATAAACATGCCGCCGGCATTAACAATTGTAGGGCAGTTGATTATGGGGGTACTTGGTGGCGCAATGGGCATCATAATGGCAGTGCCTGCGCTGGCTATAATGATGATATTGGTTGATGAGATCTACGTTAAAAAAATCAACCCCAAATAA
- a CDS encoding N-acetylglucosamine kinase, with protein MIIIADGGSTKTNWCLVTEEGKKVYFNTEGYNPYFSSTDYIIQSLGESLPTDLEKDAITEVNYYGAGCSTDEMRDIVKVAMEAVFTKAKVNIGHDLLAAARALLGNNEGFAAILGTGTNTCIYDGKNVVMNIDSGAYILGDEGSGCYIGKKLLTDYLRGYMPEPVRNLFWETYKLTPDDVNEQVYTQPRANRFCASFSKFVYDNNVHIEYSRNLVRTSFEDFFRNLVTHYPDYQKYSFNCIGSVGYNFRNVLEELVVENGMVVGNIIRSPIDNLVKFHLEMAHQL; from the coding sequence ATGATCATAATTGCTGACGGTGGCTCTACTAAAACAAACTGGTGTCTGGTTACCGAAGAAGGAAAAAAAGTTTACTTCAATACCGAAGGTTACAATCCTTATTTTTCAAGTACTGATTACATTATTCAGTCGTTAGGAGAAAGCCTGCCGACCGATCTGGAAAAAGATGCGATCACCGAAGTAAACTATTATGGCGCAGGTTGTTCAACCGACGAAATGCGTGATATTGTTAAAGTAGCGATGGAAGCGGTGTTTACCAAAGCAAAGGTCAACATAGGCCATGATCTGCTTGCTGCGGCCAGGGCATTATTAGGCAACAACGAAGGTTTTGCAGCCATATTGGGAACAGGTACCAATACTTGTATCTATGATGGCAAAAACGTAGTAATGAATATTGATTCTGGTGCCTACATCCTGGGTGATGAAGGCAGCGGATGCTACATCGGTAAAAAATTACTTACTGATTACCTGCGCGGCTATATGCCGGAACCGGTACGTAACCTTTTTTGGGAAACATACAAACTTACACCTGATGATGTAAATGAGCAGGTTTATACCCAGCCGCGTGCCAATCGCTTTTGCGCAAGTTTCAGCAAATTTGTTTATGACAACAACGTACATATTGAATACTCAAGAAACTTAGTGCGTACCTCGTTCGAAGACTTTTTCCGGAATCTGGTAACCCACTATCCTGATTATCAAAAATATTCCTTCAACTGCATTGGTTCGGTAGGCTACAATTTCCGCAACGTACTGGAAGAACTGGTAGTTGAAAACGGAATGGTTGTAGGTAATATCATCCGCTCACCTATAGACAACCTGGTGAAGTTCCATTTGGAAATGGCGCATCAGTTATAG
- a CDS encoding gliding motility-associated C-terminal domain-containing protein, with amino-acid sequence MISQIQANCNDINWASWGAFTGSSATGTVTDADGSLVNVTMTSNFTFGASSGIYNFSKFNGYPSPIPNAQVPQTTWSKGAGGTTTMCFSKTVTNPVLLIASLGNSAGLSSKLDFSLPYVVLYDGGGMVYNSSTSLTGTEGYAIIMFPGDFTCVTINSTTEEYYTNITWGLRPPPFPINIQENTTACGDVTLTASGGASYLWDGGDSPNSATNTFHQSGTYIVTVINAAGCTTSASKAITVTPANIPPPVISGNASNCGSVTLTASGGVSYMWDGGDTPNSATNTFRQSGTYTVTATTASGCTATASKVVTVNSPPVPVISGSTSGCGTVTLTASGGVSYSWDGGDSPNYAVNTFSSSGIYNVTVTDANNCTATAMATVTVSRGVSPSVNIMASPSNTICPGTQVNFTANAVNGGTSPVLEWYKNNVAVASGPIYSATDLVNNDVIKCGLTSNAACVAPLTISSNAIAMTVNEIPTISIDQNAVVNGSDPVRLSPVINGDIKTYLWTPATGLSNAAIPNPLAAPSYTTTYKLTVISTAGCEAEASVTVKVLKNDIIIPNTFTPNDDGINDTWNITYLSDYQDATIDIYNRWGQHLFHSIGYIKPWDGTYNGKRLQVGTYYYVIDLKYNNYKRRSGWVAILR; translated from the coding sequence ATGATCTCCCAAATCCAGGCAAATTGTAACGATATCAATTGGGCATCCTGGGGTGCTTTTACCGGCTCAAGTGCAACCGGCACAGTAACTGACGCAGACGGAAGCCTCGTTAATGTAACGATGACATCTAATTTTACTTTTGGCGCGTCTTCCGGGATCTATAATTTCTCAAAATTCAATGGCTATCCTTCCCCGATACCTAATGCACAAGTTCCGCAAACAACATGGTCAAAAGGCGCTGGCGGAACTACCACAATGTGTTTTTCAAAAACTGTTACAAATCCGGTATTATTAATAGCATCATTAGGGAATTCCGCAGGCCTGAGCAGCAAACTTGACTTCTCGCTTCCGTACGTCGTTTTATATGATGGAGGGGGAATGGTTTACAATAGTAGTACGTCTTTAACGGGTACCGAGGGCTATGCGATCATCATGTTTCCCGGTGATTTTACCTGTGTAACCATAAATTCAACCACCGAAGAGTATTATACCAATATTACCTGGGGATTAAGGCCGCCACCTTTCCCTATCAATATACAGGAAAACACCACTGCCTGTGGCGATGTTACACTTACTGCAAGTGGCGGGGCTTCTTATTTATGGGACGGTGGAGACAGCCCCAATAGCGCAACAAATACATTTCACCAAAGCGGTACCTATATTGTAACGGTTATCAATGCCGCCGGGTGCACCACCTCAGCTTCAAAAGCTATTACAGTTACCCCTGCTAATATTCCACCGCCGGTAATTTCGGGTAACGCAAGCAACTGCGGCAGTGTTACACTTACAGCATCAGGAGGTGTATCTTATATGTGGGATGGGGGCGATACACCCAATAGTGCAACAAACACCTTTCGCCAAAGCGGCACCTATACTGTAACAGCTACCACTGCTTCCGGTTGCACCGCTACAGCTTCAAAAGTTGTTACCGTTAATAGTCCTCCGGTTCCGGTAATTTCAGGCAGCACAAGCGGTTGCGGCACCGTTACACTTACCGCCAGCGGCGGCGTATCTTATTCGTGGGATGGAGGCGACAGCCCCAATTATGCAGTCAATACTTTTAGCAGCAGCGGTATCTACAATGTTACTGTTACCGATGCAAATAACTGTACGGCAACTGCAATGGCAACTGTAACTGTAAGCCGTGGAGTATCCCCATCCGTTAATATTATGGCAAGTCCGTCAAATACTATTTGTCCGGGTACGCAGGTAAATTTTACTGCAAACGCGGTAAACGGAGGGACTTCTCCTGTATTGGAATGGTATAAGAATAACGTTGCTGTGGCATCCGGCCCCATTTATTCGGCAACCGATCTGGTAAATAATGATGTTATTAAATGTGGCTTAACCAGCAACGCCGCATGTGTTGCACCTTTAACAATAAGCAGCAATGCAATTGCCATGACCGTAAATGAAATACCAACTATTTCCATTGATCAAAATGCGGTAGTCAACGGTTCAGACCCGGTTAGGTTAAGTCCGGTAATTAATGGCGATATTAAAACATATTTATGGACACCCGCAACAGGACTAAGCAACGCAGCCATACCAAACCCATTGGCTGCGCCATCATATACCACTACTTATAAGTTAACGGTTATATCGACAGCCGGTTGCGAGGCTGAGGCCAGTGTAACAGTTAAGGTTCTGAAAAATGATATTATTATCCCTAACACCTTTACGCCAAACGATGATGGTATTAACGATACCTGGAATATTACTTATCTTTCAGATTACCAGGACGCCACAATTGACATTTATAATAGGTGGGGTCAACATTTATTTCATTCAATCGGCTATATCAAACCCTGGGACGGTACCTATAATGGCAAACGTTTACAGGTTGGTACTTACTATTATGTTATTGATCTTAAATATAATAACTATAAGCGCAGGAGTGGCTGGGTAGCTATTTTGAGGTAA
- a CDS encoding NUDIX hydrolase — protein sequence MEVTLPTFNSVFSIDCVIFGFEAGELKILLIERNQEPFKDWLALPGYIVEQDESIDDAAERILYELTGLRDLHMQQFHTFGEVNRHPQGRVITVAYYALIRINGQKELRPVTQYARKAFWHPVNELPKLAFDHTEIFETGFNKIRRRLNYQPIAFELLPEKFTLTQLQSLYEAVLNKKLDKRNFRKKMLSYGFLKELDEKQKGVSYRAAKLYKFDRRKYAKIFNNELNLDKVS from the coding sequence TTGGAAGTTACGCTACCTACATTTAATTCAGTATTTTCAATTGATTGTGTAATATTTGGTTTTGAGGCAGGAGAGCTCAAAATATTACTGATTGAAAGAAACCAGGAGCCTTTTAAAGATTGGCTTGCTTTACCAGGCTACATAGTTGAGCAGGATGAAAGTATTGACGATGCTGCTGAGCGCATCTTATATGAGCTTACCGGTCTGCGCGACCTGCACATGCAGCAGTTTCACACGTTTGGCGAAGTAAACCGTCACCCGCAGGGTCGGGTAATAACCGTGGCGTACTACGCCCTGATTCGTATAAACGGGCAAAAGGAATTACGGCCGGTTACGCAGTATGCCCGAAAGGCTTTCTGGCACCCCGTTAATGAACTGCCTAAGCTGGCATTTGACCACACAGAGATATTTGAGACAGGTTTCAATAAAATCCGCCGCCGCTTAAACTACCAGCCCATTGCCTTTGAATTGCTGCCTGAAAAATTTACGCTTACGCAACTGCAGTCGCTTTACGAAGCTGTGCTGAACAAAAAGCTTGATAAAAGAAATTTCAGGAAGAAAATGCTGAGCTACGGGTTTTTAAAGGAACTAGATGAAAAGCAGAAAGGTGTATCCTACCGTGCAGCAAAACTTTACAAGTTTGATCGCCGGAAATATGCCAAGATCTTTAATAATGAATTAAACCTGGATAAGGTTAGTTAA